A window of Myxococcales bacterium contains these coding sequences:
- a CDS encoding CAP domain-containing protein — protein sequence MRLVLSVLVMALVSLAATKARAEVTCGARDARLDRVAQTLAERKARGQGPLDLPDLALAVQAERVAHVWPRAWVAEGPSPDALERGYATYRAGERGRPARACGVGTTTTSAGRAVLAVLSLEVFGELVPVKERVRVGEFLPVEATLGGDVRGARIMVKGPLGAPRVLPGGFDPATSKVRATFAADSRGAFVVQVVADTDAGPRPVLEARVFADVPPSYTRPKDELLPPSGPPDEALFQLVQKLREDAGLPRFVRDPKLDAIARAHVEAMIAARAIAHDTGDGDPRQRAEAAGVRPKTVGENVAESREVMGLHRALTESPSHYENLRSTRFERIGVAVVADARGALWGCELFVGEKP from the coding sequence ACGCGAGGCTCGATCGGGTGGCGCAGACCCTCGCCGAGCGGAAGGCGCGTGGGCAAGGTCCCCTCGATCTGCCGGACCTCGCGCTCGCGGTGCAAGCCGAGCGCGTCGCGCACGTCTGGCCTCGCGCGTGGGTGGCCGAAGGGCCGTCACCGGACGCGCTCGAGCGTGGGTACGCCACCTACCGAGCGGGAGAACGGGGTCGTCCGGCGCGCGCCTGCGGCGTCGGCACCACCACGACGAGCGCGGGCCGAGCCGTGCTCGCGGTGCTCTCCCTCGAGGTGTTCGGAGAGCTCGTCCCCGTCAAGGAGCGTGTACGCGTCGGCGAGTTTCTTCCCGTGGAGGCCACGCTCGGCGGCGACGTCCGCGGGGCGCGAATCATGGTCAAGGGGCCCCTCGGCGCCCCGCGTGTGCTCCCGGGCGGCTTCGACCCTGCGACCAGCAAGGTCCGCGCGACCTTCGCAGCCGACTCGCGCGGAGCGTTCGTCGTCCAGGTCGTGGCCGACACCGACGCGGGCCCGCGGCCGGTGCTCGAGGCCCGCGTCTTCGCCGACGTCCCACCGAGCTACACGCGGCCGAAAGACGAGCTTTTGCCTCCCTCGGGCCCGCCGGACGAGGCCCTCTTTCAGCTCGTGCAGAAGCTCCGAGAGGACGCGGGCCTCCCGCGCTTCGTGCGAGATCCGAAGCTCGACGCGATCGCGCGTGCCCACGTCGAGGCCATGATCGCCGCGCGTGCCATCGCCCACGACACCGGCGACGGCGATCCGCGGCAGCGAGCCGAGGCCGCGGGCGTCCGCCCGAAGACGGTGGGAGAGAACGTCGCCGAATCGCGCGAGGTCATGGGGCTCCACCGCGCCCTCACCGAGAGCCCCTCGCACTACGAGAACCTGCGCAGTACACGTTTCGAGCGCATCGGCGTGGCGGTCGTGGCCGACGCTCGCGGCGCGCTCTGGGGCTGCGAGCTCTTCGTCGGAGAAAAACCATGA